Within the Candidatus Eisenbacteria bacterium genome, the region GATCGGTCTTCGCGTCGAGCCGAACAAAGCGGACGGTCGATGCGAGATCCGGTGGATGCCGGAAAGGGAGTACCAAGGCTTCCGGAATATTCTTCATGGTGGAATCATTTCGGCCCTTCTCGACGAGGCGATGGCGCACGCGGTTCTCACGGTCGCCCCCGGCGCGGCGACCGCGGAGCTTTCGGTGACCTTTCGAAAACCCGCGCGGACCGATCGCGAGGTTCATGTCCGGGCGCGCGTCGAGGATCGGAGAGGACGCCTCGTGCGCGCGTCGGCGGTCCTCGTTCAGGAAGGGGAGGAACGAGCGTCGGCCGAGGCGAGGTTCGTCGTGCTCGCGAAGCCCGCCGCGGAATGACGCCCCGCAATCCGTTGTTTTCCAATCGGTTGAACCGCTCGCTCGTAGGAGCAGCCTCGCGCGGCCCGCAAAGCGAGCCCGTGTTTCGCGTGGACTCGCCGCGCCGGCTCTTGGTAGAATCGACGCGGGTTCGTTCGTCGATCCTCGGGATCCCGAAGCCCTCCGCGAGGTCCGCTCGCCGGTGCGGATGCGTGAGAGTCGGGCCCGGAGATCGTCTTCTTCGGCGGGAGGAACATGCATGGAAACCAGGGTTCGCCGGATCGACTACTTCCACGCCACGGTCAAGGACCGACCGGGCGAGGCGTTCGAGATTCTGAGTCGCCTGCGCGCATCGGGAGTCAACCTCCTCGCGTTCAGCGCCGTTCCGTGCGGCCTCGGCAACACGCAGCTCGTCCTCTTCCCAGAAGACGTACAAAGCCTCGCGCGGGCGGCGGCCGACTCGGACATGGTTCTCATCGGACCGCACCGCGCGTTCCTCGTTCAGGGCGACGACAGGTTGGGAGCGATCTCGGAGATCCACCGGAAGCTCTTCGAGGCCAGCGTCAACGTCTACGCATCGAACGGGGTGACCGACGGCAAGGGCGGCTACGGCTACATCTTCTACGTGAAGCCGGAGGAGTTCGAGCGAGCCGCCCGCGCGCTCGGCGTCTAGCCGCTCTCGGCGCCTGATCCCTTCGTGGATAAAGGATCGGGCACTGAGCCTCCCCCCGAACACGTATCGGGCAAGCCGGAGACTCTCGCTCCATTCCTTTGGAGACGGGACGGACGCCCGCTGCCTGCCGCGTGAATCAGGCGACCCTCGTCGGCGACCATCTCGCGCGACCGGCCGCCGCGGTGAAGAATGGACGAACACCGAGAACTCTGGTGGAAATCGCCGACGGTCGAACTCGCGAAAGTCGAGCACCTCCGTCTTCCCGACGGTTTCACGACCGCTCGCGGCGCGTGCATCCCCTCGATCCAGGTGAGCTTCGAATCGTGGGGCGTTCTGAACGAGCGCAAGAACAACGCGGTCCTCATCGCGCATCCCCTGACGGCCGATTGTCACGCGACCGGATCGTTCGCGGGCGAGCCTCCCGGATGGTGGGAAGGGGTGATCGGTCCCGGAAACTCGATCGACACGAACCGGTACTTCGTCGTCTGCCCGAACCTCCTCGGCGGATGCTACGGCACGACCGGTCCGCGCTTCCCGGCGCCGGACGGCGGCCCTTACCTCGATCGTTTCCCGCTTCTGTCTCCGAGCGACATGATGCGGGTCCAAAGTCTCTTCGTGAAGCAGCTCGGGATCGAGCGGCTCCGCATGGTCGTTGGACCGAGCATGGGCGGAATGATCGCGTGGGAATGGGCGATCGAGGCGGGAGAGGATCTGGACCTCGCGGTGATCGTCGCCGCGCCGCTCCGCACGACCGCGTACCAGATCGGATTGAACTGGCTGCAGAGACGCGGGATCGAGCTCGATCTTCGAGAAGACCCGGCGATGGCGGATTGGGGGCGGATGGTGGCGCGCGGC harbors:
- a CDS encoding PaaI family thioesterase, encoding MRFEDDRYCYLCGPANPIGLRVEPNKADGRCEIRWMPEREYQGFRNILHGGIISALLDEAMAHAVLTVAPGAATAELSVTFRKPARTDREVHVRARVEDRRGRLVRASAVLVQEGEERASAEARFVVLAKPAAE